In Zingiber officinale cultivar Zhangliang chromosome 6A, Zo_v1.1, whole genome shotgun sequence, a single genomic region encodes these proteins:
- the LOC121998403 gene encoding heavy metal-associated isoprenylated plant protein 33-like: MSKEEDIKFLKIQTCTLKVNIHCDGCKKKVKKLLQKIEGVYTTSIDAEQGKVTVSGNVDPATLIKKLAKAGKHAELLGGGNGNNKEGQKAPPQNGKGQPKENGKPQKGGGGNGGGKEQKAQLPQLTPQQQMMLQQQLQQMKGAKDLQMPPQLKGGFNFSPQKNPKAANFALPPKGCDDDYDDEDDYDDDYEDDDDEMDDFDCFDADLEDDFKDIKIKPAVAAPAQDKKGGNGKKGGEAPVHGKAVGNNNEGKNGKKGGGGGGSATKSNGGGGGGKNDGGGPQEGKNGANNNKGTGNANGGGSDNTNPGGNGGKKGGAKNEAGVGGGQPLVNPRMMGQSFPGMGAQIAGNMLPHPAMGHMGATASAAALQGLPAGTPHPPGYYQVGMTPPPAEAIAAANPYQQQQYMAAVMQQQQQQQQRMMMMNAAQDRAFQPPMMGYARPPIPAYYSMNLPPPTMAPPHHSDTYTYFSDENADSSCTIM; encoded by the exons ATGAGTAAAGAAGAAGACATCAAGTTCCTCAAGATACAA ACATGCACGCTTAAAGTGAACATTCACTGTGATGGGTGTAAGAAGAAGGTTAAGAAACTGCTCCAGAAAATTGAAG GGGTGTACACGACCAGCATAGATGCAGAACAGGGGAAGGTGACTGTGTCGGGCAATGTTGATCCTGCAACCCTCATTAAAAAGCTTGCAAAGGCTGGCAAGCATGCGGAGCTGCTTGGTGGTGGGAATGGCAACAACAAGGAGGGACAGAAGGCTCCGCCACAGAACGGCAAGGGGCAGCCCAAGGAGAACGGGAAGCCGCAAAAGGGCGGTGGTGGAAATGGTGGTGGGAAGGAGCAGAAAGCCCAGCTTCCGCAGCTCACACCGCAGCAGCAGATGATGCTCCAGCAACAACTGCAGCAGATGAAGGGGGCCAAAGACCTGCAGATGCCTCCTCAACTCAAGGGGGGCTTCAATTTCTCCCCGCAGAAAAACCCTAAAGCCGCCAACTTTGCCTTGCCCCCCAAGGGCTGCGACGACGACTATGACGACGAGGACGACTACGACGACGATTATGAGGACGATGATGACGAGATGGATGACTTTGACTGCTTCGACGCTGATCTTGAGGACGACTTCAAGGACATCAAGATCAAGCCGGCAGTCGCTGCGCCGGCACAAGATAAGAAGGGCGGGAATGGGAAGAAAGGGGGAGAAGCTCCGGTGCACGGGAAAGCCGTGGGGAATAATAACGAGGGGAAGAATGGCAAAAAGGGCGGCGGCGGAGGTGGATCTGCCACCAAAAGTAATGGCGGCGGTGGCGGGGGGAAAAATGACGGCGGCGGACCGCAAGAGGGCAAAAATGGAGCAAATAATAACAAGGGCACGGGGAACGCTAATGGTGGCGGTAGCGACAACACTAACCCTGGCGGCAATGGAGGTAAGAAAGGGGGCGCGAAGAATGAGGCTGGCGTCGGCGGCGGCCAACCATTGGTCAATCCGAGGATGATGGGCCAAAGCTTCCCGGGCATGGGAGCTCAGATTGCCGGCAACATGCTTCCCCATCCTGCCATGGGTCATATGGGAGCTACAGCCTCTGCCGCGGCCTTACAAGGACTCCCTGCCGGAACGCCGCACCCCCCTGGCTACTACCAAGTAGGCATGACTCCGCCTCCAGCAGAGGCGATCGCAGCCGCCAACCCTTACCAGCAACAGCAGTACATGGCCGCCGTGATGCAACAGCAGCAACAGCAGCAgcagaggatgatgatgatgaacgcCGCGCAAGATCGCGCCTTTCAGCCGCCCATGATGGGTTATGCTCGGCCGCCGATCCCGGCGTACTACAGCATGAACTTGCCCCCGCCGACGATGGCGCCACCGCACCACAGCGACACATACACCTACTTCAGTGATGAGAACGCCGATAGCAGCTGCACAATCATGTGA
- the LOC121998404 gene encoding NEDD8-activating enzyme E1 catalytic subunit-like produces MEGLSSDPRRWRDVDKLLSRPGNIVGQDFEPSPTLREDIGDVVRVLVVGAGGLGCELLKDLALSGFKNIDVIDMDTIEVSNLNRQFLFRIHDVGKSKAEVAAERVMKRINGVNITPHFCRIEDKDLSFYNDFNIIVLGLDSIEARSYINSIACGFLEYDEDDRPLLETIKPIVDGGTEGFKGHARVILPGRTPCFECNIWLFPPQVKFPLCTLAETPRTAAHCIEYAHLIKWGEVHHGKSFDADDPEHMQWVYLEALKRAELFGITGVTFSLTQGVVKNIIPAIASTNAIVSAACALEALKIVSGCSKTLSNYLTYNGLDGTHIKVTDFVRDIDCLVCGPGTLLELDTSTTLSQFIGLLGEHPKLLVSKASVTYRGKNLYMQSPPILEEMTRSNLQIPIFHLMDKVPKDTLHISGISEKNDKKASCLRKLRVVFKGVADEALKMDTTESS; encoded by the exons ATGGAGGGGCTCTCCTCTGATCCGCGAAGGTGGAGGGACGTCGACAAGCTCCTCAGTCGCCCCGGCAACATCGTCGGTCAGGACTTCGAACCCAGCCCCACC CTTAGGGAGGATATCGGAGATGTCGTAAGGGTGCTCGTGGTTGGGGCCGGCGGCTTGGGCTGCGAGCTGCTGAAGGATTTGGCCTTGTCCGGGTTCAAGAACATCGACGTCATTGACATGGATACAATTGAGGTCTCCAATCTTAACCGCCAGTTCCTCTTCAG AATTCAcgatgttgggaagtccaaggcAGAGGTAGCAGCTGAACGAGTGATGAAAAGAATTAATGGAGTGAACATTACACCTCATTTCTGCAGGATTGAGGACAAGGACTTAAGCTTCTATAATGATTTCAATATAATTGTCCTTGGTCTTGATTCAATTGAAGCTCGAAGCTACATAAATTCTATTGCTTGTGGCTTCCTTG AGTATGATGAGGATGACAGGCCTTTGCTCGAGACAATTAAACCTATTGTTGATGGTGGAACTGAAGGCTTTAAGGGTCATGCTAGAGTAATCTTACCGGGAAGAACTCCGTGTTTTGAATGCAACATATGGCTTTTCCCACCACAAGTGAAGTTTCCATTATGTACTCTTGCAGAGACCCCTAGAACTGCTGCTCACTGTATTGAGTATGCACATCTGATCAAATGGGGGGAG GTTCATCATGGGAAATCTTTTGACGCAGATGATCCTGAGCACATGCAGTGGGTTTACTTAGAG GCTTTAAAGAGAGCTGAACTTTTTGGCATTACTGGTGTAACATTTTCCCTGACACAG GGTGTTGTGAAGAATATAATTCCTGCTATTGCATCCACGAATGCAATTGTTTCTGCTGCCTGTGCATTGGAAGCATTGAAGATAGTATCTGGATGCAGCAAAACATTATCCAATTATCTCAC ATACAATGGTCTGGATGGAACACACATAAAAGTAACTGATTTTGTCAGAGACATAGATTGTCTTGTGTGTGGACCTGGAACTCTCCTTGAACTTGACACTTCCACTACTCTTTCGCAG TTCATTGGACTGCTTGGCGAACACCCTAAGCTTCTTGTGTCAAAAGCTAGCGTCACATACCGGGGCAAAAATCTTTACATGCAATCTCCCCCGATACTGGAAGAAATGACACGATCCAATCTCCAGATCCCCATATTTCACCTGATGGATAAAGTTCCAAAGGACACCCTACATATTAGTGGTATATCTGAGAAAAATGATAAGAAAGCATCGTGCCTGAGGAAACTCCGTGTTGTCTTCAAAGGGGTTGCTGATGAGGCCTTAAAAATGGATACCACTGAGAGCTCATAA
- the LOC121994515 gene encoding uncharacterized protein LOC121994515 isoform X1 yields MALEVEDEAFFAELSKQIAMLITDDEEELPIQYPPLPVQYKQEIAYMPHMTMWMPPYINEVPQRRESKGTGVFIPKSTAPRRKSKSRKSTASMENGNNNRNSQRLQQKYPNYNCSNSSSLLKRQM; encoded by the exons ATGGCTCTAGAGGTGGAAGATGAAGCGTTTTTTGCAGAGCTTAGCAAGCAAATCGCAATGCTAATCACTGATGATGAGGAAGAACTCCCAATTCAGTATCCTCCCCTTCCAGTTCAG TATAAACAGGAGATTGCATACATGCCCCATATGACGATGTGGATGCCACCATACATAAATGAGGTGCCCCAAAGAAGGGAGAGCAAAGGAACTGGAGTGTTCATCCCCAAATCTACTGCTCCAAGAAGGAAGAGCAAGTCAAGGAAATCCACTGCATCCATGGAAAATGGTAACAACAACAGAAACTCACAGAGGCTCCAACAAAAATATCCAAACTATAATTGCAGCAATTCAAGTAGCTTGCTGAAGAGGCAGATGTAG
- the LOC121994515 gene encoding uncharacterized protein LOC121994515 isoform X2, producing the protein MALEVEDEAFFAELSKQIAMLITDDEEELPIQYPPLPVQEIAYMPHMTMWMPPYINEVPQRRESKGTGVFIPKSTAPRRKSKSRKSTASMENGNNNRNSQRLQQKYPNYNCSNSSSLLKRQM; encoded by the exons ATGGCTCTAGAGGTGGAAGATGAAGCGTTTTTTGCAGAGCTTAGCAAGCAAATCGCAATGCTAATCACTGATGATGAGGAAGAACTCCCAATTCAGTATCCTCCCCTTCCAGTTCAG GAGATTGCATACATGCCCCATATGACGATGTGGATGCCACCATACATAAATGAGGTGCCCCAAAGAAGGGAGAGCAAAGGAACTGGAGTGTTCATCCCCAAATCTACTGCTCCAAGAAGGAAGAGCAAGTCAAGGAAATCCACTGCATCCATGGAAAATGGTAACAACAACAGAAACTCACAGAGGCTCCAACAAAAATATCCAAACTATAATTGCAGCAATTCAAGTAGCTTGCTGAAGAGGCAGATGTAG